In a single window of the Nicotiana tomentosiformis chromosome 10, ASM39032v3, whole genome shotgun sequence genome:
- the LOC104084921 gene encoding uncharacterized protein At4g28440 encodes MGEPKKQQPVFTKVDQLRPMGAGLNLTVKVVNTKMVVPRGNQSRQMRLAECLVGDETGMIIFTARNDQVDMMTEGATVILRNAKIDMFKGSMRLAVDRWGRIEVTEPASFSVKEDNNLSLIEFEQVTVVEQ; translated from the exons ATGGGTGAACCAAAGAAGCAGCAGCCAGTTTTCACTAAGGTTGATCAGCTTAGACCAATGGGTGCAGGCCTAAATCTTACAGTGAAGGTGGTTAATACAAAAATGGTAGTGCCAAGGGGAAATCAAAGCCGCCAGATGCGACTAGCTGAATGCTTGGTTGGTGATGAAACTGGAATGATCATTTTCACTGCTAGAAATGATCAAG TTGACATGATGACAGAAGGTGCTACTGTAATTTTGCGCAATGCCAAAATTGATATGTTCAAAGGATCGATGAGACTTGCAGTGGACAGATGGGGACGTATTGAAGTTACTGAACCTGCTAGTTTCTCTGTCAAGGAAGACAACAATCTGTCCCTTATTGAGTTTGAACAAGTGACTGTTGTTGAACAGTGA
- the LOC104084920 gene encoding protein phosphatase inhibitor 2-like, whose translation MKGVKWDEAKLEEIEANKPVRMKITEPKTPFHHLKIDDENNFDEDGNGSDVDDDMTSCSSKSPKYKDDHVMDHNDDDDDDDDSERKRSFIEHRRGHYDEYKRIKELQQNGSFLEEDEEDDLLLEDGIKGIEIEKEKADTSA comes from the coding sequence ATGAAAGGCGTAAAATGGGACGAGGCAAAATTGGAGGAAATAGAGGCAAATAAACCCGTGAGAATGAAGATAACAGAGCCAAAGACACCATTTCATCACCTCAAGATTGATGATGAGAACAATTTTGATGAGGATGGCAATGGTAGCGATGTGGATGATGACATGACATCATGTTCAAGTAAAAGTCCTAAGTATAAGGATGATCATGTCATGGATCATAATGACgatgatgacgacgatgatgattCAGAAAGGAAAAGGAGTTTCATAGAGCATAGAAGAGGGCATTATGATGAATATAAGagaatcaaagagctacaacaAAATGGTTCGTTTCTTGAAGAAGATGAAGAGGATGATTTATTATTGGAAGATGGTATTAAGGGCATAGAAATTGAGAAAGAAAAAGCAGACACTTCTGCATAG